Proteins from one Candidatus Zixiibacteriota bacterium genomic window:
- the lptD gene encoding LPS assembly protein LptD → MRRLILIWLFLTVIGSVSFGATGKSPLYLDYSGTYEFIRGLDRDTIFITDSVVFRRDDGILMADTAIWIKGESIILVGHVFVQDTVYQLSAHRVIYDINANSARASGDTVIIISQSDSVMAVGNNAYYSRDSSLFRMADRPAVYLSYQDSSRMVQIDADRVAIDALGKIGYADGEVVISQGETESRSGRAIMYMDDNILLLLEEPSARIRQSEVRGDTLILYGEHAALEKIHVWGRAEGDFREPARKDTTVFDLSELRASEIRFNLEKGELNNIVASGQAYSFYFPGSADSSEVVKNTVSGDIIKLFMEDRNMRAVEVLGGAEGEYLSGKYKTGDSGRTFIEDSVQYSSDKIDYSIVDSTIVLTGNAFVKNKTVSLTAHQIKYGTSEEMVTAYDDTMMVNDSELVYIPVILKDGTEEILGSYMEYSMDTEKGLILQSKSDYQEAYYRGRELFREEKEVYYVEDGTYTTCNLDCPHFHFRSHNMKMIQGDKVIARPVVFYIEKLPLMIIPYYVFPLKAGRHSGFLSFQIGNFERTDGYIHNVGYYWAASEYWDILAALDYNENYGMNYRSTFRYNIRYIMSGSVSGSYADETQYVGVDEKKTKRWQFNFDHSHTISPTFSIKASGTFLSDKSYYTDFSTDLDDRLNKNLRSQVSISKRWGNTSLSVQFIHNVDLDAEKRTDQFPTAALSLPPWQIFGAAAKDDEGREIRRWYNNIILNYRNNLNNYSQRTTDTAGVRSRREYMTLDHSASLSAPFDLFQYLKLNPSVSYRETWYKIYETDQSLDKGIDASQFYRRYAYSTSLRASTDLYGTINPKLCRLESIRHVISPSVTFSWSPEITSHNDIKSYTGVGGGGSESKSMSFSLGQTFQAKVKSGEEYKKLDILTISNSLSYDFKAEGRKFSYLTTTVRTPLLKDYNISVDASFTHDLYNPETDKLEWWSPYLLSMRFSTTFSARGILWEYMEPDTTSGGLLGGGSGANQNWNVSVSHHYEEYGRGSSFTKTHTVSLSGTINLSPSIRVTYSQSYDIRNDKTVSRRIEITKNLHCWQGQFYWVPDGSNRGYYFKLNIISIPDIKFEKSESGIRAPYL, encoded by the coding sequence TTGCGCAGGCTGATTTTAATATGGCTGTTTCTGACAGTTATCGGATCGGTATCATTTGGGGCCACCGGAAAATCGCCGCTTTATCTTGATTATTCAGGGACTTATGAGTTTATTCGGGGATTAGACCGGGATACCATTTTTATCACCGATTCGGTCGTTTTCCGCCGCGATGATGGTATTCTTATGGCCGATACCGCCATCTGGATCAAAGGGGAGAGTATAATTCTGGTCGGCCATGTTTTTGTGCAGGATACAGTTTACCAGCTTTCCGCTCATCGGGTAATTTATGATATCAATGCCAACAGCGCCAGGGCTTCGGGTGATACCGTAATTATCATATCGCAATCGGATTCGGTGATGGCGGTCGGCAATAATGCCTATTATAGCCGCGATTCATCGCTCTTCCGCATGGCCGATCGCCCTGCTGTTTATCTCAGTTACCAGGACAGCAGTCGAATGGTTCAAATCGATGCCGATCGGGTGGCCATAGATGCCCTCGGGAAAATCGGCTATGCCGATGGTGAAGTGGTTATCAGTCAGGGAGAGACCGAGTCACGTTCAGGGCGGGCCATTATGTATATGGATGACAATATTCTTCTCCTGCTTGAGGAACCATCGGCCAGAATCCGGCAATCGGAAGTACGGGGGGACACGCTGATACTGTACGGCGAGCATGCGGCCCTGGAGAAAATCCATGTCTGGGGACGGGCCGAAGGGGATTTCCGGGAACCTGCCCGTAAGGATACGACTGTCTTTGACCTGTCGGAACTTCGGGCGTCAGAAATCAGATTCAATCTTGAAAAAGGCGAGCTGAACAATATCGTGGCCTCGGGTCAGGCTTATTCTTTTTATTTCCCGGGATCGGCCGACAGCTCCGAAGTCGTTAAAAACACCGTGTCGGGCGACATTATCAAGCTCTTTATGGAAGACCGGAATATGCGGGCGGTCGAGGTTCTGGGCGGGGCCGAGGGGGAGTATCTTTCCGGGAAATATAAAACCGGTGATTCCGGCCGTACTTTTATCGAGGATTCGGTTCAATATTCCTCGGATAAAATAGATTATTCCATTGTCGATTCCACTATCGTCCTGACGGGAAACGCCTTTGTAAAAAATAAAACCGTTTCCCTGACGGCCCATCAGATTAAATACGGAACCTCGGAAGAAATGGTGACGGCGTACGATGATACCATGATGGTCAATGATTCCGAGTTGGTATATATTCCCGTCATTTTGAAGGACGGGACCGAGGAAATTCTCGGATCTTATATGGAATATTCGATGGACACCGAGAAAGGTTTAATATTGCAGTCGAAATCCGATTACCAGGAGGCTTATTATCGCGGCCGGGAATTATTCCGCGAGGAGAAGGAAGTGTATTATGTCGAGGATGGCACCTACACAACCTGCAATCTGGACTGCCCGCATTTTCATTTCCGCTCGCATAATATGAAAATGATTCAGGGGGATAAGGTGATTGCGCGGCCGGTGGTTTTTTATATTGAGAAGTTGCCGCTGATGATTATCCCTTATTATGTCTTTCCCCTGAAAGCCGGGCGTCATTCGGGATTTTTGTCTTTTCAAATTGGCAACTTCGAGCGGACCGACGGCTATATCCATAATGTGGGATATTACTGGGCGGCTTCGGAGTACTGGGATATTCTGGCCGCCCTTGATTACAATGAGAATTACGGCATGAATTACCGCAGCACCTTCCGCTACAATATCCGTTATATCATGTCCGGTTCCGTTTCCGGATCATATGCCGATGAGACCCAGTATGTCGGCGTTGATGAAAAGAAAACCAAACGCTGGCAGTTCAATTTCGATCATTCCCATACCATCAGTCCGACCTTTTCCATCAAGGCCAGCGGGACCTTTCTTTCTGATAAAAGTTATTATACTGATTTTTCCACCGACCTTGATGATCGTCTGAATAAGAATTTAAGAAGTCAGGTGTCGATATCGAAACGCTGGGGCAATACCTCTCTTTCGGTCCAGTTTATTCATAATGTCGATCTCGATGCCGAAAAACGGACCGATCAGTTTCCCACCGCCGCTCTCAGTTTGCCTCCCTGGCAGATATTCGGGGCCGCCGCCAAAGATGATGAGGGACGGGAAATTCGCCGCTGGTATAACAATATTATTCTCAATTATCGGAACAATCTTAATAATTACAGCCAGAGGACAACCGATACAGCCGGAGTCAGGAGCCGGAGAGAATATATGACCCTTGATCACAGCGCCTCATTATCGGCGCCGTTTGATTTATTCCAATATCTCAAGTTGAATCCATCGGTGTCATACCGGGAGACCTGGTACAAAATTTATGAAACCGATCAGAGTCTCGATAAGGGAATCGATGCTTCGCAATTTTACCGCCGTTATGCCTACAGTACATCATTAAGGGCCTCGACCGACCTGTACGGGACAATAAATCCGAAGCTGTGCAGACTGGAAAGTATCCGTCATGTCATATCACCAAGCGTGACCTTCTCCTGGTCGCCTGAGATAACCAGTCATAATGATATAAAATCTTATACCGGGGTCGGCGGAGGCGGATCGGAATCGAAAAGTATGAGTTTCTCTCTCGGTCAGACCTTCCAGGCCAAGGTTAAATCGGGCGAGGAATATAAAAAGCTGGATATCCTGACGATCAGTAATTCCCTGAGTTATGATTTCAAGGCTGAAGGCCGCAAGTTTTCCTATCTCACCACGACCGTCCGCACTCCGCTTTTAAAGGACTATAATATCTCGGTCGATGCCAGTTTCACTCATGACCTCTATAATCCCGAGACCGATAAGCTGGAGTGGTGGTCGCCGTATTTACTGAGTATGCGTTTTTCCACGACCTTCAGCGCCAGAGGAATACTCTGGGAATACATGGAACCGGATACGACTTCCGGGGGGCTGCTCGGCGGCGGTTCGGGTGCCAACCAGAACTGGAATGTCTCGGTGAGTCATCATTATGAGGAATACGGCCGGGGTTCGTCGTTTACAAAAACCCATACTGTCAGCCTGAGCGGGACGATTAATCTAAGCCCGAGTATCAGGGTCACTTATTCCCAATCCTACGACATCAGGAACGATAAAACGGTCAGCCGGCGAATTGAAATAACCAAGAATTTACATTGCTGGCAGGGGCAATTTTACTGGGTTCCCGATGGTTCCAACCGCGGTTACTATTTTAAGTTGAATATCATTTCCATACCGGATATAAAATTCGAAAAATCCGAATCTGGGATAAGGGCACCTTATCTGTAA